A portion of the Gossypium arboreum isolate Shixiya-1 chromosome 8, ASM2569848v2, whole genome shotgun sequence genome contains these proteins:
- the LOC108470077 gene encoding E4 SUMO-protein ligase PIAL2 isoform X2: MTAVPPAASGQPISASVVNSFRVAAVAERLATHTQPGRQPQSSEFFSLCLSLARGIDYAIANNEVPAKAQELPLLLKQICQHRNDLFLQAAIMVLMISVKNACKMSWFSDGESRELLTLANEVGSCFCIPGVINNELDGSLATILEVMSRFYPLMKMGQILASLEAKPGYGALVVDFHISKNMTYSPQEKIRLFVSQKDNVETSACIISPQLVSFLLNGKGVERRTNVSVDMGPQMPTNVTAMLKYGTNLLQAVGQFSGHYLIVVAFMSMESSSPDASTLPDYVQSGDFAPDSDSDLIEGPSRISLKCPISRTRIKTPVKGHACKHLQCFDFNNYVNINSRRPSWRCPHCNQHVCYTNIRIDQNMVKVLKEVAEDVSDVIISADGSWKAVMENDDDVDELHGNTLNCQKDGSELPESATGVPMVLDLTQTVDALETIETEDRKPPVATLQSLSAAPNLTLTPELINLAGANQNVLDDDFWAVLYSGHRSGTSTSRTDTQVGGTESTRNFTVSPVFSDAVSPAPNRADAHGNANLATPGIQNQVATANNLPLHPSQVTNSMSNHEYGSLQNIPRHVSRSSIAVQALPAMSQTQTPTQQRSSNSMNTMNTTSSARIPHQMQSRIQQERSFAPARPVQQVGAAAPSQLPGPYRPPGFRAEYQNPHLQQALNTRLSQPRSPSPGLIRSPSPILRAQAQQGAAQVGVGYTAGNVSSNPTRFMAASQRTTQMARQPPMVAVQTQTPRAASYPGNVDGSRASAVEQRLNIGGVAPAASRPDTSADLASEQNWRPTGRMRGSLTGRVYSESLSQMMIQPTQSTQAARPQTNITSPPSVPPHLQAFLANSRNPVTPQVRNNATTETTATNGGSGPAR, translated from the exons ATGACGGCGGTCCCGCCGGCGGCGTCGGGGCAGCCAATATCGGCGTCTGTGGTGAATTCGTTTCGAGTGGCGGCCGTAGCTGAGCGCTTGGCTACTCATACTCAGCCTGGTAGACAGCCTCAAAGCTCGGAGTTCTTCAGCCTGTGCCTCTCTCTCGCCAG AGGCATTGATTATGCAATTGCCAACAATGAGGTTCCTGCTAAAGCGCAAGAATTACCTCTATTGTTGAAGCAG atatGTCAACACAGAAATGACCTCTTCTTACAAGCAGCTATTATGGTGTTGATGATATCAGTAAAG AATGCCTGTAAAATGAGCTGGTTCTCAGATGGAGAGAGTCGAGAACTTTTAACTCTTGCCAATGAG GTTGGCAGTTGCTTTTGCATCCCAGGCGTTATTAACAATGAACTGGATGGTTCACTTGCAACTATTTTGGAAGTTATGTCAAG GTTCTATCCATTAATGAAGATGGGCCAGATACTTGCTTCTCTTGAAGCTAAG CCTGGATACGGGGCGCTCGTGGTTGATTTCCATATATCGAAGAATATGACATACTCTCCTCAGGAGAAAATT AGGTTATTTGTGTCTCAAAAAGATAACGTAGAGACATCTGCTTGCATTATAAGTCCACAACTAGTGAG CTTTCTGTTAAATGGAAAGGGAGTGGAGAGAAGAACAAATGTTTCAGTG GATATGGGACCTCAGATGCCAACAAATGTGACTGCAATGTTGAAATATGGGACTAATCTTCTCCAAGCTGTGGGCCAGTTTAGCG GTCATTATCTCATTGTGGTTGCCTTCATGAGTATGGAGTCGTCATCACCTGACGCTTCCACACTGCCAGATTATGTTCAGTCTGGTGATTTTGCACCAGATTCAG ATTCTGATTTAATTGAAGGGCCATCACGGATCTCACTCAAGTGTCCCATAAG CCGAACACGCATCAAAACTCCTGTCAAAGGGCATGCATGTAAGCATCTTCAG TGCTTTGATTTCAATAACTATGTTAACATAAACTCTAGAAGACCTTCCTGGCGCTGCCCACATTGCAATCAACATGTATGCTACACTAACATCCGGATTGATCAAAATATGGTTAAG GTGCTGAAAGAGGTAGCAGAGGATGTGTCTGATGTGATCATCTCTGCAGATGGATCATGGAAAGCCGTGATGGAAAATGATGATGACGTAGATGAGTTGCATGGTAATACCCTTAATTGCCAAAAAGATGGGTCTGAGCTGCCAGAATCTGCTACGGGCGTTCCCATGGTTCTGGATCTTACTCAGACTGTGGATGCACTGGAAACTATCGAAACTGAAGACAGGAAGCCTCCTGTGGCTACTCTTCAAAGTTTGTCTGCTGCTCCAAATTTAACCCTAACACCAGAATTGATTAATTTAGCTGGAGCTAATCAAAATGTTTTGGACGATGATTTTTGGGCTGTACTTTACTCAGGTCATAGGTCTGGCACTTCTACTTCTAGGACAGATACCCAAGTTGGTGGCACTGAGTCTACACGAAATTTTACAGTGTCACCAGTATTTTCTGATGCTGTCTCTCCAGCACCCAATCGAGCTGATGCTCATGGTAATGCTAATCTTGCAACACCTGGGATTCAAAATCAAGTTGCTACTGCAAATAATTTGCCATTACATCCTTCACAAGTGACAAATTCAATGTCAAATCATGAATATGGAAGTTTGCAGAACATACCTAGACATGTAAGCAGATCATCAATTGCAGTTCAGGCCCTCCCAGCAATGTCTCAGACTCAGACACCAACACAACAGAGATCAAGTAATAGTATGAATACGATGAACACAACCAGCTCTGCGCGTATTCCACATCAG ATGCAGAGTAGGATTCAGCAAGAACGATCATTTGCTCCTGCCCGGCCAGTTCAACAAGTTGGTGCTGCAGCTCCAAGTCAACTCCCAGGTCCATACAGACCTCCTGGGTTTCGGGCTGAATACCAGAACCCACACCTGCAGCAAGCACTGAACACGAGGTTGTCCCAACCCAGGAGCCCATCTCCAGGCCTGATTCGGTCACCATCTCCAATACTACGGGCACAGGCTCAACAAGGAGCTGCACAAGTTGGGGTAGGCTACACAGCAGGCAATGTGAGTAGCAATCCTACCAGATTTATGGCTGCTTCCCAGAGAACCACCCAAATGGCTAGACAGCCACCGATGGTGGCAGTTCAAACTCAAACACCAAGAGCAGCATCATATCCTGGAAATGTTGATGGTAGTAGGGCTTCAGCCGTCGAGCAGAGATTGAACATAGGTGGAGTAGCACCTGCAGCTTCAAGACCTGATACGTCAGCTGATTTGGCATCTGAGCAGAACTGGCGACCTACAGGACGAATGCGTGGAAGCCTTACAGGTCGAGTATATTCTGAATCTCTTAGCCAGATGATGATTCAACCGACCCAGTCAACACAAGCTGCAAGGCCACAAACAAATATAACGTCTCCACCTAGTGTTCCACCACATCTGCAGGCGTTTCTTGCAAATAGCAGGAATCCTGTTACCCCTCAAGTGCGAAACAATGCAACAACTGAAACTACAGCCACAAATGGTGGTTCGGGTCCTGCCAGATAG
- the LOC108470077 gene encoding E4 SUMO-protein ligase PIAL2 isoform X3: protein MTAVPPAASGQPISASVVNSFRVAAVAERLATHTQPGRQPQSSEFFSLCLSLARGIDYAIANNEVPAKAQELPLLLKQICQHRNDLFLQAAIMVLMISVKVGSCFCIPGVINNELDGSLATILEVMSRFYPLMKMGQILASLEAKPGYGALVVDFHISKNMTYSPQEKIRLFVSQKDNVETSACIISPQLVSFLLNGKGVERRTNVSVDMGPQMPTNVTAMLKYGTNLLQAVGQFSGHYLIVVAFMSMESSSPDASTLPDYVQSGDFAPDSEDSDLIEGPSRISLKCPISRTRIKTPVKGHACKHLQCFDFNNYVNINSRRPSWRCPHCNQHVCYTNIRIDQNMVKVLKEVAEDVSDVIISADGSWKAVMENDDDVDELHGNTLNCQKDGSELPESATGVPMVLDLTQTVDALETIETEDRKPPVATLQSLSAAPNLTLTPELINLAGANQNVLDDDFWAVLYSGHRSGTSTSRTDTQVGGTESTRNFTVSPVFSDAVSPAPNRADAHGNANLATPGIQNQVATANNLPLHPSQVTNSMSNHEYGSLQNIPRHVSRSSIAVQALPAMSQTQTPTQQRSSNSMNTMNTTSSARIPHQMQSRIQQERSFAPARPVQQVGAAAPSQLPGPYRPPGFRAEYQNPHLQQALNTRLSQPRSPSPGLIRSPSPILRAQAQQGAAQVGVGYTAGNVSSNPTRFMAASQRTTQMARQPPMVAVQTQTPRAASYPGNVDGSRASAVEQRLNIGGVAPAASRPDTSADLASEQNWRPTGRMRGSLTGRVYSESLSQMMIQPTQSTQAARPQTNITSPPSVPPHLQAFLANSRNPVTPQVRNNATTETTATNGGSGPAR from the exons ATGACGGCGGTCCCGCCGGCGGCGTCGGGGCAGCCAATATCGGCGTCTGTGGTGAATTCGTTTCGAGTGGCGGCCGTAGCTGAGCGCTTGGCTACTCATACTCAGCCTGGTAGACAGCCTCAAAGCTCGGAGTTCTTCAGCCTGTGCCTCTCTCTCGCCAG AGGCATTGATTATGCAATTGCCAACAATGAGGTTCCTGCTAAAGCGCAAGAATTACCTCTATTGTTGAAGCAG atatGTCAACACAGAAATGACCTCTTCTTACAAGCAGCTATTATGGTGTTGATGATATCAGTAAAG GTTGGCAGTTGCTTTTGCATCCCAGGCGTTATTAACAATGAACTGGATGGTTCACTTGCAACTATTTTGGAAGTTATGTCAAG GTTCTATCCATTAATGAAGATGGGCCAGATACTTGCTTCTCTTGAAGCTAAG CCTGGATACGGGGCGCTCGTGGTTGATTTCCATATATCGAAGAATATGACATACTCTCCTCAGGAGAAAATT AGGTTATTTGTGTCTCAAAAAGATAACGTAGAGACATCTGCTTGCATTATAAGTCCACAACTAGTGAG CTTTCTGTTAAATGGAAAGGGAGTGGAGAGAAGAACAAATGTTTCAGTG GATATGGGACCTCAGATGCCAACAAATGTGACTGCAATGTTGAAATATGGGACTAATCTTCTCCAAGCTGTGGGCCAGTTTAGCG GTCATTATCTCATTGTGGTTGCCTTCATGAGTATGGAGTCGTCATCACCTGACGCTTCCACACTGCCAGATTATGTTCAGTCTGGTGATTTTGCACCAGATTCAG AAGATTCTGATTTAATTGAAGGGCCATCACGGATCTCACTCAAGTGTCCCATAAG CCGAACACGCATCAAAACTCCTGTCAAAGGGCATGCATGTAAGCATCTTCAG TGCTTTGATTTCAATAACTATGTTAACATAAACTCTAGAAGACCTTCCTGGCGCTGCCCACATTGCAATCAACATGTATGCTACACTAACATCCGGATTGATCAAAATATGGTTAAG GTGCTGAAAGAGGTAGCAGAGGATGTGTCTGATGTGATCATCTCTGCAGATGGATCATGGAAAGCCGTGATGGAAAATGATGATGACGTAGATGAGTTGCATGGTAATACCCTTAATTGCCAAAAAGATGGGTCTGAGCTGCCAGAATCTGCTACGGGCGTTCCCATGGTTCTGGATCTTACTCAGACTGTGGATGCACTGGAAACTATCGAAACTGAAGACAGGAAGCCTCCTGTGGCTACTCTTCAAAGTTTGTCTGCTGCTCCAAATTTAACCCTAACACCAGAATTGATTAATTTAGCTGGAGCTAATCAAAATGTTTTGGACGATGATTTTTGGGCTGTACTTTACTCAGGTCATAGGTCTGGCACTTCTACTTCTAGGACAGATACCCAAGTTGGTGGCACTGAGTCTACACGAAATTTTACAGTGTCACCAGTATTTTCTGATGCTGTCTCTCCAGCACCCAATCGAGCTGATGCTCATGGTAATGCTAATCTTGCAACACCTGGGATTCAAAATCAAGTTGCTACTGCAAATAATTTGCCATTACATCCTTCACAAGTGACAAATTCAATGTCAAATCATGAATATGGAAGTTTGCAGAACATACCTAGACATGTAAGCAGATCATCAATTGCAGTTCAGGCCCTCCCAGCAATGTCTCAGACTCAGACACCAACACAACAGAGATCAAGTAATAGTATGAATACGATGAACACAACCAGCTCTGCGCGTATTCCACATCAG ATGCAGAGTAGGATTCAGCAAGAACGATCATTTGCTCCTGCCCGGCCAGTTCAACAAGTTGGTGCTGCAGCTCCAAGTCAACTCCCAGGTCCATACAGACCTCCTGGGTTTCGGGCTGAATACCAGAACCCACACCTGCAGCAAGCACTGAACACGAGGTTGTCCCAACCCAGGAGCCCATCTCCAGGCCTGATTCGGTCACCATCTCCAATACTACGGGCACAGGCTCAACAAGGAGCTGCACAAGTTGGGGTAGGCTACACAGCAGGCAATGTGAGTAGCAATCCTACCAGATTTATGGCTGCTTCCCAGAGAACCACCCAAATGGCTAGACAGCCACCGATGGTGGCAGTTCAAACTCAAACACCAAGAGCAGCATCATATCCTGGAAATGTTGATGGTAGTAGGGCTTCAGCCGTCGAGCAGAGATTGAACATAGGTGGAGTAGCACCTGCAGCTTCAAGACCTGATACGTCAGCTGATTTGGCATCTGAGCAGAACTGGCGACCTACAGGACGAATGCGTGGAAGCCTTACAGGTCGAGTATATTCTGAATCTCTTAGCCAGATGATGATTCAACCGACCCAGTCAACACAAGCTGCAAGGCCACAAACAAATATAACGTCTCCACCTAGTGTTCCACCACATCTGCAGGCGTTTCTTGCAAATAGCAGGAATCCTGTTACCCCTCAAGTGCGAAACAATGCAACAACTGAAACTACAGCCACAAATGGTGGTTCGGGTCCTGCCAGATAG
- the LOC108470077 gene encoding E4 SUMO-protein ligase PIAL2 isoform X1, whose translation MTAVPPAASGQPISASVVNSFRVAAVAERLATHTQPGRQPQSSEFFSLCLSLARGIDYAIANNEVPAKAQELPLLLKQICQHRNDLFLQAAIMVLMISVKNACKMSWFSDGESRELLTLANEVGSCFCIPGVINNELDGSLATILEVMSRFYPLMKMGQILASLEAKPGYGALVVDFHISKNMTYSPQEKIRLFVSQKDNVETSACIISPQLVSFLLNGKGVERRTNVSVDMGPQMPTNVTAMLKYGTNLLQAVGQFSGHYLIVVAFMSMESSSPDASTLPDYVQSGDFAPDSEDSDLIEGPSRISLKCPISRTRIKTPVKGHACKHLQCFDFNNYVNINSRRPSWRCPHCNQHVCYTNIRIDQNMVKVLKEVAEDVSDVIISADGSWKAVMENDDDVDELHGNTLNCQKDGSELPESATGVPMVLDLTQTVDALETIETEDRKPPVATLQSLSAAPNLTLTPELINLAGANQNVLDDDFWAVLYSGHRSGTSTSRTDTQVGGTESTRNFTVSPVFSDAVSPAPNRADAHGNANLATPGIQNQVATANNLPLHPSQVTNSMSNHEYGSLQNIPRHVSRSSIAVQALPAMSQTQTPTQQRSSNSMNTMNTTSSARIPHQMQSRIQQERSFAPARPVQQVGAAAPSQLPGPYRPPGFRAEYQNPHLQQALNTRLSQPRSPSPGLIRSPSPILRAQAQQGAAQVGVGYTAGNVSSNPTRFMAASQRTTQMARQPPMVAVQTQTPRAASYPGNVDGSRASAVEQRLNIGGVAPAASRPDTSADLASEQNWRPTGRMRGSLTGRVYSESLSQMMIQPTQSTQAARPQTNITSPPSVPPHLQAFLANSRNPVTPQVRNNATTETTATNGGSGPAR comes from the exons ATGACGGCGGTCCCGCCGGCGGCGTCGGGGCAGCCAATATCGGCGTCTGTGGTGAATTCGTTTCGAGTGGCGGCCGTAGCTGAGCGCTTGGCTACTCATACTCAGCCTGGTAGACAGCCTCAAAGCTCGGAGTTCTTCAGCCTGTGCCTCTCTCTCGCCAG AGGCATTGATTATGCAATTGCCAACAATGAGGTTCCTGCTAAAGCGCAAGAATTACCTCTATTGTTGAAGCAG atatGTCAACACAGAAATGACCTCTTCTTACAAGCAGCTATTATGGTGTTGATGATATCAGTAAAG AATGCCTGTAAAATGAGCTGGTTCTCAGATGGAGAGAGTCGAGAACTTTTAACTCTTGCCAATGAG GTTGGCAGTTGCTTTTGCATCCCAGGCGTTATTAACAATGAACTGGATGGTTCACTTGCAACTATTTTGGAAGTTATGTCAAG GTTCTATCCATTAATGAAGATGGGCCAGATACTTGCTTCTCTTGAAGCTAAG CCTGGATACGGGGCGCTCGTGGTTGATTTCCATATATCGAAGAATATGACATACTCTCCTCAGGAGAAAATT AGGTTATTTGTGTCTCAAAAAGATAACGTAGAGACATCTGCTTGCATTATAAGTCCACAACTAGTGAG CTTTCTGTTAAATGGAAAGGGAGTGGAGAGAAGAACAAATGTTTCAGTG GATATGGGACCTCAGATGCCAACAAATGTGACTGCAATGTTGAAATATGGGACTAATCTTCTCCAAGCTGTGGGCCAGTTTAGCG GTCATTATCTCATTGTGGTTGCCTTCATGAGTATGGAGTCGTCATCACCTGACGCTTCCACACTGCCAGATTATGTTCAGTCTGGTGATTTTGCACCAGATTCAG AAGATTCTGATTTAATTGAAGGGCCATCACGGATCTCACTCAAGTGTCCCATAAG CCGAACACGCATCAAAACTCCTGTCAAAGGGCATGCATGTAAGCATCTTCAG TGCTTTGATTTCAATAACTATGTTAACATAAACTCTAGAAGACCTTCCTGGCGCTGCCCACATTGCAATCAACATGTATGCTACACTAACATCCGGATTGATCAAAATATGGTTAAG GTGCTGAAAGAGGTAGCAGAGGATGTGTCTGATGTGATCATCTCTGCAGATGGATCATGGAAAGCCGTGATGGAAAATGATGATGACGTAGATGAGTTGCATGGTAATACCCTTAATTGCCAAAAAGATGGGTCTGAGCTGCCAGAATCTGCTACGGGCGTTCCCATGGTTCTGGATCTTACTCAGACTGTGGATGCACTGGAAACTATCGAAACTGAAGACAGGAAGCCTCCTGTGGCTACTCTTCAAAGTTTGTCTGCTGCTCCAAATTTAACCCTAACACCAGAATTGATTAATTTAGCTGGAGCTAATCAAAATGTTTTGGACGATGATTTTTGGGCTGTACTTTACTCAGGTCATAGGTCTGGCACTTCTACTTCTAGGACAGATACCCAAGTTGGTGGCACTGAGTCTACACGAAATTTTACAGTGTCACCAGTATTTTCTGATGCTGTCTCTCCAGCACCCAATCGAGCTGATGCTCATGGTAATGCTAATCTTGCAACACCTGGGATTCAAAATCAAGTTGCTACTGCAAATAATTTGCCATTACATCCTTCACAAGTGACAAATTCAATGTCAAATCATGAATATGGAAGTTTGCAGAACATACCTAGACATGTAAGCAGATCATCAATTGCAGTTCAGGCCCTCCCAGCAATGTCTCAGACTCAGACACCAACACAACAGAGATCAAGTAATAGTATGAATACGATGAACACAACCAGCTCTGCGCGTATTCCACATCAG ATGCAGAGTAGGATTCAGCAAGAACGATCATTTGCTCCTGCCCGGCCAGTTCAACAAGTTGGTGCTGCAGCTCCAAGTCAACTCCCAGGTCCATACAGACCTCCTGGGTTTCGGGCTGAATACCAGAACCCACACCTGCAGCAAGCACTGAACACGAGGTTGTCCCAACCCAGGAGCCCATCTCCAGGCCTGATTCGGTCACCATCTCCAATACTACGGGCACAGGCTCAACAAGGAGCTGCACAAGTTGGGGTAGGCTACACAGCAGGCAATGTGAGTAGCAATCCTACCAGATTTATGGCTGCTTCCCAGAGAACCACCCAAATGGCTAGACAGCCACCGATGGTGGCAGTTCAAACTCAAACACCAAGAGCAGCATCATATCCTGGAAATGTTGATGGTAGTAGGGCTTCAGCCGTCGAGCAGAGATTGAACATAGGTGGAGTAGCACCTGCAGCTTCAAGACCTGATACGTCAGCTGATTTGGCATCTGAGCAGAACTGGCGACCTACAGGACGAATGCGTGGAAGCCTTACAGGTCGAGTATATTCTGAATCTCTTAGCCAGATGATGATTCAACCGACCCAGTCAACACAAGCTGCAAGGCCACAAACAAATATAACGTCTCCACCTAGTGTTCCACCACATCTGCAGGCGTTTCTTGCAAATAGCAGGAATCCTGTTACCCCTCAAGTGCGAAACAATGCAACAACTGAAACTACAGCCACAAATGGTGGTTCGGGTCCTGCCAGATAG
- the LOC108470077 gene encoding E4 SUMO-protein ligase PIAL2 isoform X4 yields the protein MTAVPPAASGQPISASVVNSFRVAAVAERLATHTQPGRQPQSSEFFSLCLSLARGIDYAIANNEVPAKAQELPLLLKQICQHRNDLFLQAAIMVLMISVKNACKMSWFSDGESRELLTLANEVGSCFCIPGVINNELDGSLATILEVMSRFYPLMKMGQILASLEAKPGYGALVVDFHISKNMTYSPQEKIRLFVSQKDNVETSACIISPQLVSFLLNGKGVERRTNVSVDMGPQMPTNVTAMLKYGTNLLQAVGQFSGHYLIVVAFMSMESSSPDASTLPDYVQSGDFAPDSEDSDLIEGPSRISLKCPISRTRIKTPVKGHACKHLQCFDFNNYVNINSRRPSWRCPHCNQHVCYTNIRIDQNMVKVLKEVAEDVSDVIISADGSWKAVMENDDDVDELHGNTLNCQKDGSELPESATGVPMVLDLTQTVDALETIETEDRKPPVATLQSHRSGTSTSRTDTQVGGTESTRNFTVSPVFSDAVSPAPNRADAHGNANLATPGIQNQVATANNLPLHPSQVTNSMSNHEYGSLQNIPRHVSRSSIAVQALPAMSQTQTPTQQRSSNSMNTMNTTSSARIPHQMQSRIQQERSFAPARPVQQVGAAAPSQLPGPYRPPGFRAEYQNPHLQQALNTRLSQPRSPSPGLIRSPSPILRAQAQQGAAQVGVGYTAGNVSSNPTRFMAASQRTTQMARQPPMVAVQTQTPRAASYPGNVDGSRASAVEQRLNIGGVAPAASRPDTSADLASEQNWRPTGRMRGSLTGRVYSESLSQMMIQPTQSTQAARPQTNITSPPSVPPHLQAFLANSRNPVTPQVRNNATTETTATNGGSGPAR from the exons ATGACGGCGGTCCCGCCGGCGGCGTCGGGGCAGCCAATATCGGCGTCTGTGGTGAATTCGTTTCGAGTGGCGGCCGTAGCTGAGCGCTTGGCTACTCATACTCAGCCTGGTAGACAGCCTCAAAGCTCGGAGTTCTTCAGCCTGTGCCTCTCTCTCGCCAG AGGCATTGATTATGCAATTGCCAACAATGAGGTTCCTGCTAAAGCGCAAGAATTACCTCTATTGTTGAAGCAG atatGTCAACACAGAAATGACCTCTTCTTACAAGCAGCTATTATGGTGTTGATGATATCAGTAAAG AATGCCTGTAAAATGAGCTGGTTCTCAGATGGAGAGAGTCGAGAACTTTTAACTCTTGCCAATGAG GTTGGCAGTTGCTTTTGCATCCCAGGCGTTATTAACAATGAACTGGATGGTTCACTTGCAACTATTTTGGAAGTTATGTCAAG GTTCTATCCATTAATGAAGATGGGCCAGATACTTGCTTCTCTTGAAGCTAAG CCTGGATACGGGGCGCTCGTGGTTGATTTCCATATATCGAAGAATATGACATACTCTCCTCAGGAGAAAATT AGGTTATTTGTGTCTCAAAAAGATAACGTAGAGACATCTGCTTGCATTATAAGTCCACAACTAGTGAG CTTTCTGTTAAATGGAAAGGGAGTGGAGAGAAGAACAAATGTTTCAGTG GATATGGGACCTCAGATGCCAACAAATGTGACTGCAATGTTGAAATATGGGACTAATCTTCTCCAAGCTGTGGGCCAGTTTAGCG GTCATTATCTCATTGTGGTTGCCTTCATGAGTATGGAGTCGTCATCACCTGACGCTTCCACACTGCCAGATTATGTTCAGTCTGGTGATTTTGCACCAGATTCAG AAGATTCTGATTTAATTGAAGGGCCATCACGGATCTCACTCAAGTGTCCCATAAG CCGAACACGCATCAAAACTCCTGTCAAAGGGCATGCATGTAAGCATCTTCAG TGCTTTGATTTCAATAACTATGTTAACATAAACTCTAGAAGACCTTCCTGGCGCTGCCCACATTGCAATCAACATGTATGCTACACTAACATCCGGATTGATCAAAATATGGTTAAG GTGCTGAAAGAGGTAGCAGAGGATGTGTCTGATGTGATCATCTCTGCAGATGGATCATGGAAAGCCGTGATGGAAAATGATGATGACGTAGATGAGTTGCATGGTAATACCCTTAATTGCCAAAAAGATGGGTCTGAGCTGCCAGAATCTGCTACGGGCGTTCCCATGGTTCTGGATCTTACTCAGACTGTGGATGCACTGGAAACTATCGAAACTGAAGACAGGAAGCCTCCTGTGGCTACTCTTCAAA GTCATAGGTCTGGCACTTCTACTTCTAGGACAGATACCCAAGTTGGTGGCACTGAGTCTACACGAAATTTTACAGTGTCACCAGTATTTTCTGATGCTGTCTCTCCAGCACCCAATCGAGCTGATGCTCATGGTAATGCTAATCTTGCAACACCTGGGATTCAAAATCAAGTTGCTACTGCAAATAATTTGCCATTACATCCTTCACAAGTGACAAATTCAATGTCAAATCATGAATATGGAAGTTTGCAGAACATACCTAGACATGTAAGCAGATCATCAATTGCAGTTCAGGCCCTCCCAGCAATGTCTCAGACTCAGACACCAACACAACAGAGATCAAGTAATAGTATGAATACGATGAACACAACCAGCTCTGCGCGTATTCCACATCAG ATGCAGAGTAGGATTCAGCAAGAACGATCATTTGCTCCTGCCCGGCCAGTTCAACAAGTTGGTGCTGCAGCTCCAAGTCAACTCCCAGGTCCATACAGACCTCCTGGGTTTCGGGCTGAATACCAGAACCCACACCTGCAGCAAGCACTGAACACGAGGTTGTCCCAACCCAGGAGCCCATCTCCAGGCCTGATTCGGTCACCATCTCCAATACTACGGGCACAGGCTCAACAAGGAGCTGCACAAGTTGGGGTAGGCTACACAGCAGGCAATGTGAGTAGCAATCCTACCAGATTTATGGCTGCTTCCCAGAGAACCACCCAAATGGCTAGACAGCCACCGATGGTGGCAGTTCAAACTCAAACACCAAGAGCAGCATCATATCCTGGAAATGTTGATGGTAGTAGGGCTTCAGCCGTCGAGCAGAGATTGAACATAGGTGGAGTAGCACCTGCAGCTTCAAGACCTGATACGTCAGCTGATTTGGCATCTGAGCAGAACTGGCGACCTACAGGACGAATGCGTGGAAGCCTTACAGGTCGAGTATATTCTGAATCTCTTAGCCAGATGATGATTCAACCGACCCAGTCAACACAAGCTGCAAGGCCACAAACAAATATAACGTCTCCACCTAGTGTTCCACCACATCTGCAGGCGTTTCTTGCAAATAGCAGGAATCCTGTTACCCCTCAAGTGCGAAACAATGCAACAACTGAAACTACAGCCACAAATGGTGGTTCGGGTCCTGCCAGATAG